A region from the Variovorax paradoxus genome encodes:
- a CDS encoding ExbD/TolR family protein gives MPAVSSRGRGRRTINEINMVPFIDVMLVLLIIFMVTAPLITPSVINLPSVDRANKQPDKPIEIVIKSDDEVQIKKDPSTGSGGASVPMTQIGSAAKTAQGGDDQRPVVISADKSVKYETVVKAMNQLKRSGIERVGLSVTTTGGK, from the coding sequence ATGCCCGCCGTTTCGTCCCGGGGCCGAGGCCGCCGCACGATCAACGAGATCAACATGGTCCCGTTCATCGACGTGATGCTGGTGCTCCTGATCATCTTCATGGTCACCGCGCCGCTCATCACGCCGAGCGTGATCAACCTGCCTTCGGTCGACCGCGCCAACAAGCAGCCCGACAAGCCCATCGAGATCGTCATCAAGAGCGACGATGAAGTGCAGATCAAGAAAGACCCGTCCACCGGCAGCGGTGGCGCGTCCGTTCCCATGACCCAGATCGGCTCCGCGGCCAAGACCGCCCAGGGCGGCGACGACCAGCGCCCCGTGGTCATCAGCGCCGACAAGTCCGTGAAGTACGAAACCGTCGTGAAGGCGATGAACCAGCTCAAGCGCAGCGGCATCGAGCGCGTGGGCCTGTCCGTCACCACCACGGGCGGCAAATAA
- the tolQ gene encoding protein TolQ: MNQDLSIINLLLHASFVVQLVVLLLVIVSIASWAAIIRKYFALRRMRALNDDFEREFWSGTSLNELFASAAQNAKFAGPMERIFASGMREYQKLRERHVSDAPTLLDGARRAMRASFQRELDAAEHNLSFLATVGSVSPYVGLFGTVWGIMHAFTGLAALAQVTLATVAPGIAEALVATAIGLFAAIPAVVGYNRFAREIDKIAIALETYIEEFSNILQRNLSANPAAVASATAAAPANR, encoded by the coding sequence ATGAACCAAGACCTCTCCATCATCAATCTCCTGCTCCATGCGAGCTTCGTGGTGCAACTGGTCGTGCTGCTGCTCGTGATCGTCTCGATCGCCAGCTGGGCCGCGATCATCCGCAAGTACTTCGCGCTGCGCCGCATGCGCGCGCTCAACGACGATTTCGAGCGCGAGTTCTGGTCGGGCACCAGCCTGAACGAGCTGTTCGCCTCGGCCGCGCAGAACGCCAAGTTCGCCGGCCCCATGGAACGCATCTTCGCTTCGGGCATGCGCGAGTACCAGAAGCTGCGCGAGCGCCACGTGAGCGACGCCCCCACGCTGCTGGATGGCGCCCGCCGCGCCATGCGCGCGAGCTTCCAGCGCGAACTCGACGCGGCCGAGCACAACCTGTCGTTCCTGGCCACCGTCGGTTCGGTGTCGCCCTACGTCGGCCTGTTCGGCACGGTCTGGGGGATCATGCATGCCTTCACCGGCCTGGCCGCATTGGCGCAGGTGACGCTGGCCACCGTGGCGCCCGGCATTGCGGAAGCACTGGTGGCCACCGCCATCGGCCTGTTCGCCGCCATTCCGGCGGTGGTGGGCTACAACCGCTTCGCGCGCGAGATCGACAAGATCGCCATTGCCCTCGAAACCTACATCGAGGAGTTCTCCAACATCCTGCAGCGCAACCTCTCGGCCAACCCGGCCGCGGTGGCGTCGGCAACCGCGGCGGCTCCGGCCAACCGCTGA
- a CDS encoding YbgC/FadM family acyl-CoA thioesterase, which yields MSYAFPIRVYWEDTDAGGIVFYANYLKFMERGRTEWLRSLGVEQRKLREETGGQFVVSETQLKYHRPSRLDDELLVTADLKQLGTASLIIGQHVLSKTEQERTGAAAPVLLCEGTIRIGWVDASTLRPARIPTQIAGTLERCGGSMTQPFKP from the coding sequence ATGAGCTACGCGTTTCCGATCCGCGTCTACTGGGAAGACACCGACGCCGGCGGCATCGTCTTCTACGCCAACTACCTCAAGTTCATGGAGCGCGGCCGCACCGAATGGCTGCGCTCGCTGGGCGTGGAGCAGCGAAAGCTGCGCGAGGAAACCGGCGGCCAGTTCGTGGTGAGCGAAACCCAGCTCAAATACCATCGCCCTTCCCGGCTCGACGACGAACTGCTGGTTACAGCCGATCTCAAACAATTGGGTACCGCGTCGTTGATAATCGGTCAACACGTGCTATCAAAAACAGAGCAAGAGCGAACGGGAGCCGCGGCGCCCGTTCTGCTGTGCGAAGGCACGATCCGCATCGGCTGGGTGGATGCCTCCACATTGCGCCCCGCGCGGATACCCACCCAAATTGCGGGAACCCTCGAGCGCTGCGGCGGCTCCATGACTCAACCTTTCAAGCCATGA
- a CDS encoding pyridoxal phosphate-dependent aminotransferase produces MRISARAQRIEPFYVMEVAKAAGVLAREVAHTDRPMIFLNIGEPDFTAPPLVQEAAARAVRAGATQYTQATGLELLRERISGWYTQRFGVDVPARRIVVTAGASAALQLACLALIESGDEILLPDPSYPCNRHFVSAADGKAVLIPTTAEERFQLTAAKVEAAWTDRTRGVLLASPSNPTGTSIAPDELRRIHEVVSQRGGITLIDEIYLGLSYDDAFGQTALAIDDNVISINSFSKYFNMTGWRLGWLVVPEALVPVVERLAQNLFICASTVSQHAALACFEAESIAEYERRRAEFKARRDWFIPQLNALGLNVPVVPDGAFYAWADCTAVAEKLGISGSWDFAFETMKRAHVAVTPGRDFGTAETGKFVRFSTASSMAHLQESVERLRAMIANPAS; encoded by the coding sequence ATGAGGATCTCGGCGCGCGCACAGCGCATCGAACCCTTCTATGTGATGGAGGTGGCCAAGGCCGCCGGCGTGCTCGCGCGCGAGGTGGCCCACACCGACCGGCCGATGATCTTCCTGAACATCGGCGAGCCCGACTTCACCGCCCCGCCGCTGGTGCAGGAAGCCGCTGCGCGCGCCGTTCGCGCCGGCGCCACGCAGTACACACAGGCCACCGGCCTGGAGCTGCTGCGCGAGCGCATCAGCGGCTGGTACACCCAGCGCTTCGGTGTCGACGTGCCGGCGCGCCGCATCGTGGTGACCGCAGGGGCCTCGGCTGCGCTGCAACTGGCCTGCCTGGCCTTGATCGAGTCCGGCGACGAGATACTTCTGCCCGATCCCAGCTACCCCTGCAACCGCCACTTCGTGAGTGCCGCGGATGGCAAGGCCGTGCTGATACCCACCACCGCCGAAGAGCGCTTCCAGCTCACGGCCGCCAAGGTCGAGGCCGCCTGGACCGACAGGACGCGCGGCGTGCTGCTCGCCTCGCCCTCCAACCCGACGGGCACCTCGATCGCGCCCGATGAACTGCGCCGCATTCACGAGGTGGTGTCGCAGCGCGGCGGCATCACGCTGATTGACGAGATCTATCTCGGCCTGTCCTACGACGATGCCTTCGGGCAGACGGCATTGGCCATCGACGACAACGTCATCAGCATCAACAGCTTCAGCAAGTACTTCAACATGACCGGCTGGCGCCTGGGCTGGCTGGTGGTGCCCGAAGCGCTGGTGCCAGTGGTCGAGCGGCTGGCGCAAAACCTCTTCATCTGCGCGAGCACCGTGTCGCAGCATGCAGCGCTGGCCTGCTTCGAGGCCGAGAGCATTGCCGAATACGAGCGCCGCCGCGCCGAGTTCAAGGCGCGCCGCGACTGGTTCATTCCGCAGCTCAACGCGCTGGGCCTGAACGTGCCGGTGGTGCCCGATGGCGCCTTCTACGCCTGGGCCGATTGCACCGCCGTCGCCGAGAAGCTGGGCATCTCGGGAAGCTGGGATTTCGCCTTCGAAACCATGAAGCGCGCCCATGTGGCCGTGACGCCGGGCCGCGACTTCGGCACGGCCGAGACGGGCAAGTTCGTGCGCTTCTCCACCGCGAGTTCGATGGCGCATCTGCAGGAGTCGGTCGAACGCCTGCGGGCCATGATCGCGAACCCGGCCTCATGA
- the nusB gene encoding transcription antitermination factor NusB, translated as MTEDNDNNKAAGAKPRPARQVRTGLTSTGARKASAKSNRSRAREFALQALYQHLVGRNDPTDIDHFTRDLAGFHKADAAHYDALLHGSIEGAEQLDALIRPLLDRKFEEISPVEHAVMWIGVYEFQHCLDVPWRVVLNECIELAKEFGGTDGHKYVNAVLNGLAPQLRAAEVEADRASGKART; from the coding sequence ATGACCGAAGACAACGACAACAACAAAGCAGCCGGCGCCAAGCCGCGCCCGGCACGGCAAGTGCGTACCGGCCTGACCAGCACCGGCGCGCGCAAGGCTTCGGCCAAGTCGAACCGCAGCCGCGCACGCGAATTCGCGCTGCAGGCGCTCTACCAGCACCTGGTGGGCCGCAACGACCCGACCGATATCGACCACTTCACGCGCGACCTCGCAGGCTTTCACAAGGCCGATGCCGCGCATTACGACGCGCTGCTGCACGGATCGATCGAGGGCGCCGAACAGCTCGACGCATTGATCCGCCCGCTGCTCGACCGCAAGTTCGAAGAGATATCGCCCGTCGAGCATGCCGTGATGTGGATCGGCGTGTACGAGTTCCAGCACTGCCTGGACGTGCCATGGCGCGTGGTGCTCAACGAGTGCATCGAGTTGGCCAAGGAATTCGGCGGCACCGACGGCCACAAGTACGTCAACGCCGTGCTCAATGGCCTGGCACCGCAATTGCGCGCCGCCGAGGTCGAGGCCGACCGGGCCTCAGGCAAGGCGAGGACGTGA
- the ribH gene encoding 6,7-dimethyl-8-ribityllumazine synthase, whose protein sequence is MQGANKGADAKPLDGKGLRIGIVQARFNADITDALAAACLAELEKLGVAADDIHHVQVPGALEVPVALQAMAVRGGYHALVALGCIIRGETYHFELVANESGASVSRVALDHRLPIANAILTTENLAQAVARQTDKGRDAAQVAVEMAQLLASLK, encoded by the coding sequence ATGCAAGGCGCAAACAAGGGAGCGGATGCAAAGCCGCTCGACGGAAAAGGGCTGCGCATCGGCATCGTGCAGGCGCGCTTCAACGCCGACATCACCGATGCGCTCGCCGCGGCCTGCCTCGCCGAGCTCGAGAAGCTGGGCGTGGCCGCGGACGACATCCATCATGTGCAGGTTCCCGGCGCGCTCGAAGTGCCGGTGGCCCTGCAGGCCATGGCCGTGCGCGGCGGCTACCACGCGCTGGTGGCGCTGGGCTGCATCATCCGCGGCGAGACCTATCACTTCGAACTGGTGGCCAACGAATCGGGTGCGAGCGTGAGCCGCGTTGCGCTCGACCACCGCCTTCCCATCGCCAACGCGATCCTCACGACCGAAAACCTGGCGCAAGCCGTCGCCCGACAGACCGACAAGGGCCGCGACGCGGCCCAGGTGGCTGTCGAAATGGCGCAGTTGCTGGCCTCTCTCAAATGA
- the ribBA gene encoding bifunctional 3,4-dihydroxy-2-butanone-4-phosphate synthase/GTP cyclohydrolase II: MNASVTPIGAPRGTRAPAPISPVEEIVAELAAGRMVILVDEEDRENEGDIVIAADHITPEAINFMARHARGLICLTLSREMCERLQLPPMVSRNGAKHSTAFTVSIEAAEGVTTGISAADRARTVQAAVARNAVASDLVQPGHIFPLQAVDGGVLMRAGHTEAGCDLAAMAGCSPASVICEVMNEDGTMARLPDLQLFAAEHGLKIGTIAALIEHRSRVESLVEKVGCREIQTAWGAFTAHAFIDKPSRGVHLALVRGQWAPEDTVSVRVHEPLSVLDALEINRSLHSWSLDASLAHIANEGKGVAVLLNCGETAGELLAQFDGTARPAQAPERGRMDLRSYGIGAQILRECGVHKMNLLGTPRRMPSMAAGYGLEIAGYLTKD, translated from the coding sequence ATGAACGCTTCCGTCACGCCCATCGGCGCACCCCGCGGCACGCGGGCGCCCGCGCCGATTTCCCCGGTCGAGGAGATCGTGGCCGAGCTCGCCGCCGGGCGCATGGTGATCCTGGTGGACGAGGAAGACCGCGAAAACGAAGGCGACATCGTCATTGCGGCCGACCACATCACGCCCGAGGCCATCAACTTCATGGCGCGCCACGCGCGCGGGCTGATCTGCCTCACGCTCTCGCGCGAGATGTGCGAGCGGCTGCAGCTGCCGCCCATGGTGTCGCGCAACGGCGCCAAGCATTCGACCGCCTTCACCGTCTCCATCGAGGCGGCCGAAGGCGTGACCACCGGCATCTCGGCGGCCGACCGCGCGCGCACCGTGCAGGCGGCCGTGGCGCGCAACGCCGTGGCCAGCGACCTGGTGCAGCCCGGCCACATCTTCCCGCTGCAGGCGGTGGACGGCGGCGTGCTGATGCGCGCCGGCCATACCGAAGCCGGCTGCGACCTGGCCGCGATGGCCGGCTGCTCGCCCGCCTCGGTGATCTGCGAGGTGATGAACGAAGACGGCACCATGGCCCGCCTGCCCGACCTGCAGCTCTTCGCGGCCGAGCATGGGCTGAAGATCGGCACCATTGCCGCGCTCATCGAGCACCGCAGCCGCGTCGAATCGCTGGTTGAAAAGGTCGGTTGCCGCGAGATCCAGACGGCCTGGGGCGCTTTCACCGCGCATGCCTTCATCGACAAGCCGAGCCGCGGCGTGCACCTGGCGCTGGTGCGCGGCCAGTGGGCGCCCGAAGACACGGTGTCGGTACGCGTGCACGAGCCGCTGTCGGTGCTCGACGCGCTCGAGATCAACCGCTCCCTGCACTCGTGGAGCCTGGACGCCAGCCTCGCGCACATCGCGAACGAGGGCAAGGGCGTGGCCGTGCTGCTCAATTGCGGCGAAACGGCCGGCGAACTGCTCGCGCAATTCGACGGCACCGCGCGCCCTGCGCAAGCACCCGAGCGCGGCCGCATGGACCTTCGCAGCTACGGCATCGGCGCGCAGATCCTGCGCGAATGCGGCGTGCACAAGATGAACCTGCTCGGCACGCCGCGGCGCATGCCGAGCATGGCCGCGGGCTACGGGCTCGAGATTGCCGGCTACCTCACCAAAGACTAA
- a CDS encoding riboflavin synthase has product MFTGIITGVGRIAAIHDLGPSSSYGKRLGIAVPDGYLDDVGLGDSIALNGACMTVTTLDPARQQFTIDISAESLDKTAGLTAEGARINLEKALRASDRLGGHIVSGHVDGIGTVSHFAPVGESWELRVVAPLALARFLAYKGSITINGVSLTVNSVNDIADGAEISINLIPHTVDNTSLGSLQAGSKVNLEIDTVARYVERMLQAGVLVPTPSTYSKDTAE; this is encoded by the coding sequence ATGTTCACCGGAATCATCACCGGCGTGGGGCGCATCGCCGCCATCCACGACCTCGGCCCCTCCTCCTCCTACGGCAAAAGACTCGGCATTGCGGTGCCCGACGGCTATCTTGACGACGTCGGGCTCGGCGACAGCATTGCGCTCAACGGCGCGTGCATGACCGTGACCACGCTCGACCCTGCCCGGCAGCAGTTCACCATCGACATCTCGGCCGAATCGCTCGACAAGACCGCGGGGCTGACCGCGGAAGGCGCCCGCATCAACCTCGAGAAGGCGCTGCGCGCCAGCGACCGGCTGGGCGGCCACATCGTCTCCGGCCATGTGGACGGCATCGGCACGGTGAGCCACTTCGCGCCGGTCGGCGAAAGCTGGGAGCTGCGCGTGGTGGCGCCACTCGCGCTCGCGCGCTTCCTGGCGTACAAGGGCTCCATCACGATCAACGGCGTGAGCCTCACGGTCAACAGCGTGAACGACATCGCCGATGGCGCCGAGATCAGCATCAACCTGATTCCGCACACGGTCGACAACACTTCGCTGGGCAGCCTGCAGGCCGGTTCGAAGGTCAATCTCGAAATAGACACCGTGGCGCGCTATGTGGAGCGCATGCTCCAGGCCGGCGTCCTGGTGCCGACCCCTTCCACGTATTCCAAGGACACCGCCGAATGA
- the ribD gene encoding bifunctional diaminohydroxyphosphoribosylaminopyrimidine deaminase/5-amino-6-(5-phosphoribosylamino)uracil reductase RibD: MTNANEIVNFMTQALDLARQAGPETDPNPRVGCVLVDANGAVIGQGRTQQVGGPHAEVMALRDAAARGLSVAGATAFVTLEPCAHHGRTGPCCDALAAAGIGRVVASIADPNPLVAGQGFERLRAAGVAVGVGPGAEEARELNIGFFSRMVRKTPWVRLKAAASLDGKTGLRNGVSQWITSEPARADGHAWRARAGAVLTGVGTVLEDDPRLDVRLVQTSRQPHVVVVDSQLQTPPGAQIFMAGRPVWIYAAAPDDAKAAALEARGATIAYLPNAQGKVDLAAMLRDLARREVNELHVEAGHKLNGSLLREGLVDELLVYLAPKLIGDGLDMASGIHTGGPLADLAGALPLEFRTIERIGPDLRIVARVAGRDAF, encoded by the coding sequence ATGACAAATGCAAATGAAATTGTGAATTTCATGACCCAGGCCCTCGATCTCGCACGCCAGGCCGGGCCAGAGACCGATCCCAATCCGCGCGTCGGCTGCGTGCTGGTGGACGCGAATGGCGCGGTGATCGGCCAGGGCCGCACGCAGCAGGTCGGCGGCCCGCATGCCGAGGTCATGGCGCTGCGCGATGCCGCGGCGCGGGGCCTTTCGGTCGCCGGCGCCACCGCCTTCGTCACGCTCGAGCCCTGCGCGCACCACGGCCGCACCGGCCCCTGCTGCGATGCGCTGGCCGCGGCCGGCATCGGCCGGGTCGTGGCATCGATCGCCGACCCCAACCCGCTGGTCGCCGGCCAGGGCTTCGAGCGGCTGCGTGCCGCGGGCGTGGCGGTCGGGGTGGGACCGGGCGCGGAGGAGGCGCGCGAACTCAACATCGGTTTTTTCAGCCGCATGGTCCGCAAGACGCCCTGGGTGCGGCTCAAGGCTGCCGCCTCGCTGGACGGCAAAACCGGCCTGCGCAACGGCGTGAGCCAATGGATCACCTCGGAACCGGCGCGCGCTGACGGCCACGCCTGGCGCGCCCGGGCCGGCGCGGTGCTGACCGGCGTGGGCACGGTGCTGGAGGACGACCCCCGGCTCGACGTGCGGCTGGTGCAAACCAGCCGCCAGCCGCATGTGGTGGTGGTCGACAGCCAATTGCAGACCCCGCCCGGCGCGCAGATCTTCATGGCTGGCCGGCCGGTCTGGATTTACGCTGCGGCGCCGGACGACGCCAAGGCCGCCGCGCTGGAAGCGCGCGGCGCCACCATCGCCTATCTGCCCAACGCGCAGGGCAAAGTCGACCTGGCGGCGATGCTGCGGGATCTCGCCCGGCGCGAGGTCAACGAACTCCACGTCGAGGCCGGCCACAAGCTCAATGGCTCGCTGCTGCGCGAGGGCCTGGTCGACGAGCTGCTGGTGTATCTGGCGCCCAAGCTCATCGGCGACGGGCTCGACATGGCTTCCGGCATTCACACCGGCGGGCCGCTGGCCGACCTGGCCGGCGCGCTGCCGCTGGAATTCAGGACCATCGAGCGGATCGGGCCGGACCTCCGGATCGTGGCCCGGGTCGCGGGAAGGGACGCTTTCTAG
- a CDS encoding GspH/FimT family pseudopilin — MKNGFCASVRAHSRGCGTPCGFTLVEMMVAVALLGILLTFALPNFNGLIEKYRVERMASALMASVSHARAEAARRGETVTIRQRAECSGADWSCGWDTVVGVGDGFETLRRQDPDGRVAVEKSALGPISFDAMGRSAGVAGFSFHPEGNEDSPNIAAVCAALGGRIRLQKGRGTC, encoded by the coding sequence ATGAAAAACGGATTCTGCGCGTCCGTGAGGGCGCATTCCCGCGGATGCGGAACGCCATGCGGTTTCACGCTGGTCGAAATGATGGTCGCTGTCGCACTGCTGGGCATCCTGCTGACATTTGCGTTGCCCAACTTCAACGGCCTGATCGAGAAGTATCGCGTCGAGCGCATGGCCTCGGCCTTGATGGCAAGCGTGAGCCACGCGCGCGCAGAGGCAGCTCGTCGCGGAGAAACCGTGACCATCCGGCAGCGCGCGGAGTGCAGCGGCGCGGACTGGAGCTGCGGTTGGGACACTGTGGTCGGTGTCGGCGATGGATTTGAAACTCTTCGGCGGCAAGACCCCGACGGGCGCGTCGCGGTCGAGAAAAGCGCTCTCGGTCCCATATCTTTCGATGCCATGGGTCGTTCTGCAGGCGTCGCGGGTTTCAGTTTTCATCCGGAGGGGAATGAGGATTCACCCAATATCGCCGCCGTATGTGCGGCGCTTGGTGGACGCATTCGACTGCAGAAGGGGAGAGGGACGTGCTAA
- the pilV gene encoding type IV pilus modification protein PilV produces MCGAWWTHSTAEGERDVLSGSIRTLREQAGFSMLEALVAVLVLSFGLFALAGFHLRVLSDSVGASNQNIAAQLAGDMADRIRANPVAGTASGSPYVAGWTAASSTEPTPSCAGASANCTAIQLAAHDLWGWKRRVSSALPGGVADVQSKTGVGGLLFVHIAWDEPAAINPITPDSAWNCPAGKVCQEAIVAVPQP; encoded by the coding sequence ATGTGCGGCGCTTGGTGGACGCATTCGACTGCAGAAGGGGAGAGGGACGTGCTAAGCGGTTCGATTCGCACGCTGCGTGAGCAAGCGGGCTTCTCAATGCTCGAAGCCTTAGTGGCCGTCCTCGTGCTCTCGTTCGGCCTGTTCGCGCTGGCCGGCTTCCACCTGCGCGTGCTCTCCGACAGCGTGGGAGCAAGCAACCAGAACATCGCTGCGCAACTGGCCGGCGACATGGCCGATCGCATCCGCGCGAACCCGGTGGCGGGCACCGCATCTGGCAGTCCCTATGTGGCCGGCTGGACGGCGGCGAGCTCCACCGAGCCGACCCCCTCGTGTGCAGGGGCCAGCGCCAATTGCACGGCCATTCAGCTGGCGGCCCACGATCTGTGGGGCTGGAAGCGCAGGGTGTCGAGCGCGTTACCGGGCGGAGTGGCCGACGTGCAGAGCAAAACGGGCGTCGGCGGCTTGCTGTTCGTGCACATCGCTTGGGACGAGCCCGCCGCCATCAACCCGATCACACCGGATTCGGCTTGGAACTGCCCGGCTGGCAAGGTCTGCCAGGAAGCCATCGTCGCAGTGCCCCAGCCATGA
- a CDS encoding PilW family protein — MKKSLTHCRRQAGFTLVEILVALIIGLLVVLAAITSVLGTRSAVMTGDDVNALHQSSALAFRLLGQQIRQAGYFPIDATGPLYYFDVGAQKDTNLAGEPVFFAIKGQESVGRSVNDTLKVGYAPNPDYFKDCLGQDAKNSAGAGYKSASPADARNVRLITSEFSVVNGTLRCKGSGNTVPQPIIDGVERFDVMYGIGAAESERVVRYVTAANVGSFDQVRTVRVCLQLAGTSRSNPGGSYVDCDGSSRTSGDGRLRRVYTAVFALRNL; from the coding sequence ATGAAAAAGTCTCTCACGCACTGCCGCCGCCAAGCCGGCTTCACATTGGTCGAAATCCTCGTCGCGCTGATCATCGGCCTGCTTGTGGTGTTGGCCGCCATTACCAGCGTGCTCGGTACGCGCAGCGCCGTCATGACGGGCGACGATGTCAACGCGCTGCACCAATCGTCGGCGCTGGCATTCAGGCTGCTGGGCCAGCAGATCCGGCAAGCCGGCTACTTTCCGATCGATGCCACCGGGCCGCTGTACTACTTCGATGTCGGCGCGCAGAAGGACACCAATCTCGCGGGCGAACCAGTTTTCTTCGCGATCAAGGGGCAGGAGTCGGTAGGCCGTTCGGTGAACGACACGCTCAAGGTCGGCTATGCGCCGAATCCGGATTACTTCAAGGACTGCCTCGGCCAGGACGCCAAGAATTCGGCGGGGGCAGGATACAAGTCCGCCAGTCCCGCGGACGCCAGGAACGTTCGCCTGATCACCAGCGAGTTCTCGGTGGTCAACGGCACCCTTCGGTGCAAGGGCAGCGGCAATACCGTGCCGCAGCCGATCATCGACGGCGTCGAGCGCTTCGACGTCATGTACGGCATCGGTGCTGCGGAAAGTGAGCGGGTGGTGCGCTACGTGACGGCCGCGAATGTCGGGAGCTTCGATCAGGTTCGCACGGTGCGCGTGTGCCTGCAGCTCGCGGGCACTTCCAGGAGCAACCCGGGCGGTAGCTACGTCGATTGCGATGGTTCGTCGCGAACCAGCGGCGACGGCAGGCTGCGCCGCGTCTACACGGCGGTGTTCGCACTGCGGAATCTATGA
- a CDS encoding PilX N-terminal domain-containing pilus assembly protein, whose translation MFIVLIMLLLSALLSVGGAQMAQLLESVAGNQREYQRAFEAAEAALLDAERDIRQLAFDATTQAYVTCSALVTSPCRKAADGRVFPDRDTGGWVTAYVGEGANSCERGICYFAGTDSVSAASGSEAYRFWARAAYADKSAAYGQFTGAPDAGSPAFASARYWIEVIDRHRSDEPLYRVTALSTGARTASTAGGTRVVLQMSFDPAAVRIVN comes from the coding sequence TTGTTCATCGTGCTCATCATGCTGCTGCTCTCTGCACTGCTCTCGGTGGGCGGCGCGCAGATGGCCCAACTGCTTGAATCGGTGGCGGGCAACCAGCGCGAATACCAGCGTGCCTTCGAGGCCGCCGAAGCTGCGCTGCTGGATGCCGAGCGCGACATCCGGCAACTGGCCTTCGACGCCACGACCCAGGCCTACGTGACGTGCTCTGCGCTCGTGACCTCGCCTTGCCGCAAGGCCGCGGATGGCCGCGTTTTCCCCGATCGGGATACCGGCGGCTGGGTGACTGCCTATGTGGGCGAGGGCGCCAACAGCTGCGAGCGTGGCATCTGCTACTTCGCCGGGACCGATTCCGTGAGTGCCGCTTCGGGCAGCGAGGCCTACAGGTTCTGGGCCCGTGCCGCGTATGCGGACAAGTCCGCCGCCTACGGTCAATTCACGGGCGCGCCGGACGCCGGCAGTCCGGCCTTCGCCAGCGCCAGGTACTGGATCGAGGTGATCGACCGCCACCGCAGTGACGAGCCCCTGTACCGGGTCACCGCGCTCTCCACCGGCGCGCGCACCGCGAGCACGGCTGGCGGCACGCGAGTGGTGTTGCAGATGTCCTTCGACCCGGCCGCGGTCCGGATAGTGAATTGA